DNA from Prunus persica cultivar Lovell chromosome G6, Prunus_persica_NCBIv2, whole genome shotgun sequence:
GCTCCTCCTCATCCACCCTCGTGTGGGCCCCACTCCCTCCTCTCCCCACCACCGAGTCAAACCCGCCGCCCTCCTTGTCCACGTCATGCAGATCCTCCTCCGAGTCACACCCGACCCGACCCGCCACGACCCGACAAACAAGCATGGCACGTTTCACGTTCATGAACTCAAACTCCTGCTCGATGTCCTCCGGGATCGCCACGTGTGCCCTGGAGCTACTCGACAGCGTGGAAATGCCGTCCAACTTGGGTGAGAATCCGGATTTAATAATCCCGCAGACGCTACAGTACTCGCGATTACAAATCCCGGAATTCCCGTTGAGTCCCAAATCGCACACGAAAGTCGAGCAGTGAAATCGGAGAAGCTCGTTCCCGTCGGCGATGCACCGCTCGTCCCTCCTACGAACGGGGCCATTTCGCGCCGCTTTGCACTTCACGGCCTCTCGGTACTCCTCGAACCTCGACAGGATTTTTTCGCTGTTGTGGATCTTCAAGATCCGGCGAATTTCGGGGGCTTTTCTGGTATCGGTCCAGCCTGTTTTGAAAATGATCCGGACGATGTTTTTGCCCGAGTCTCCGTCGATGAGCTCCGAAACGGCGTGGCGGGTAGCTTGGTGGTTGTCGAGAGTCTCTGGTTTCGGGAAGATTTCGCCGCAGGCGGTGCAGGGGAAGATATCGTTTCGGAGAGGGAAGAAGGGGTGGGAAGCGGCCGAAATGTCGGATTCGGGGAAGGAGCCAGATGGGTATTTGGAGTCCGGGTCGGGTTGGACGAGGGAGACGATGGAGTGGTGGGAGGAGCGAGGAGGCGTGGAGAGGTGGGATTGGATGATGTTGGTGCAGGTGATCTTGCAGGTTCTTGGGGAGGTGAAGATGCGCTTGAGATAGGACCAGGAGGCTGTGAGGGCTTTTTGGGGTTTTAGGGTGGGTTTAGAGAGAAGGGAAGAGAGCTTGTGTTTTTTGGTTGGAGGGTGGTGGTTGTTGGTGGTGAAAGTGAAGCAGCcaaggtggaggaggaggatgaagAGAGATAGGAACTTGTGGAAGAGTGTCGATATGTTGGCCATTAGGGTAAAGGGAGTGAGAGA
Protein-coding regions in this window:
- the LOC18774717 gene encoding uncharacterized protein LOC18774717, yielding MANISTLFHKFLSLFILLLHLGCFTFTTNNHHPPTKKHKLSSLLSKPTLKPQKALTASWSYLKRIFTSPRTCKITCTNIIQSHLSTPPRSSHHSIVSLVQPDPDSKYPSGSFPESDISAASHPFFPLRNDIFPCTACGEIFPKPETLDNHQATRHAVSELIDGDSGKNIVRIIFKTGWTDTRKAPEIRRILKIHNSEKILSRFEEYREAVKCKAARNGPVRRRDERCIADGNELLRFHCSTFVCDLGLNGNSGICNREYCSVCGIIKSGFSPKLDGISTLSSSSRAHVAIPEDIEQEFEFMNVKRAMLVCRVVAGRVGCDSEEDLHDVDKEGGGFDSVVGRGGSGAHTRVDEEELLVFNPRAVLPCFVIVYTV